The DNA segment ATAACTGGATGAGTAATGGAGGAGTTAATTTGGATAATAAAGTTTTAAGAATTATTATCATCGTCATGTTAGTTGCAGTTGTACTTGCATTAATTTTATCAAGTGTTGCACCTATTATGGGATAGTAGGAATTAAGTGTCTGAATCGAAATTTGGTTTAGACACGTATTTTTTGACTATAGAAATATAAAGACAGCCCACTTAAAAGATTATTTTTAACCTTTTAGGTGGGCTGTTTTCTATAATTTAAAATTTCATTACTTATTGTATAAATCACTGTGTAACTTTAATGAACCAAACTCAGATTTAATCATTAAATATTCTTCCAATTCATTTAATAATTGAAATAAACTCGCTCTTGTTCTAAATGATTCATGTGTTTTTGGTAATTCTAAATTGTTTAACTCTAAACGTAATTGATATAAAGAATGTAAACGTAACGCCGTGTAATCATTGCTATTAACATTATGAGCGAGTTCACCGAATAAATCAGCAAATTTCGTTAACATATGGTCATCAGTTTCAAGATTTTGAAGTAAAAAAGTCATTCTTTTCATCAGCTCGAGTTGTTCTTCCCTCATATCAAAATAATGATAGTAAGAATTTTCATTTCGGACAAAATGATTTTTTACATCTCTAAAGGCTGTCGATTTTGCTGCACTAATTGTTTTTTCTAAACTTTTGAATTTAATATCTAATGAGTCATGTGGGACATTACAAGTCATTTTAAAAGATTCAAAGATAGTGGTGAATTGCTCTTCAATTTGAGTTTTATAGTTATTTAAAGTTTTATCTAAGCTTGGCATAATGAGATTCATTAAGAATGCGATGCCTAGCCCTACAATTAATAATAGAATTTCATTTATAAATAAATGTAAATCTATGGATTTAGCATTAAATACATGAAGTAAAATGACACAACTCGTCACAATACCTTCTTGAACTTTAAATACCACTGTTAATGGAATGAATAATAAGACAATCAAACCGAGCACAAGTGCATTTTGTCCTAATAAACTAAACACGAGCGAACCGAGTATCAAAATCATTATACATGATACAAATCGAGAAACGATTGCATTAACTGAGTGAACTTTTGTATGTTTTATACATAGTACTACTAATATGGCACTCGAAGCGAAATTTTGTAAGCCCATGAATTGAGCAATCATTATTCCAAGTGCCATTCCAATAGCCGTTTTTATTGTTCTAAAGCCGATCCGATATGGATTTAAATGAGGCATTGATCTTTTCTCTATCTTTCTTCACAATATTTATCAAATAGTGATTGCAATTGATTAATAACGTCCATGACTTCGTGTCCTTCTATTTGATGACGCTCTACCATTTCTGTAATTTTACCATCTTTAACTAATGCAAATGAAGGACTAGATGGTGCAAAACCTTCAAAATAATCTCTTGCCTGTTGTGTTGCTTCTTTATCTTGACCAGCAAATACTGTCACAAGTCTATCTGGCAATTTATCGTAATGAAGTGCATGTGCTGCAGCTGGTCTTGCAATACCACCCGCACAACCACAAACAGAATTGACCATTACTAATGATGTACCTTGCTGTTGTAATACTTTATCAACTTCTTCTGCAGTAGTTAATTGTTCATACCCTGCATCTTCTATTTCATTTCTAGCTTGATTGACAACATCTGTCATATATAAATCGAAGTTTAAATCCATGTTATCGACACCTTTCATATTGAATTGATAGTCCTATTTTACTAATATCTACTTCATAGTTCAACAAGTGAGTTTATAAACAATAGCGTGCTTATCAGAATTAGCAATAATTTGACTTTGAACTATTTACTAATAAAAAAACTGTAGCTCAGAGCAATTAAAATATCAGAATTATGCTGTAGCTACAGTTAATCTATTGTCGCATTTAGTATATACTTGTATGTTCAATTGTATATTGTTCAATACGTGTTTTTACAAAATTCATAAATCTACCTGCTTGTAAGCCATCAAGTATACGATGATCAATGGAAATACACATATTTACCATATGACGAATTGCAATCATATCATCGATGACAACTGGTTTTTTAATTACAGATTCGATTTGCAATATTGCTGCTTGAGGGTGATTAATTATACCCATAGAAGAGACGGATCCAAATGTACCCGTATTATTAACGGTGAAAGTACCACCTTGCATATCTTCTGATTTTAATTTTTGATTTCTTGCTTTTAACGCAAGTTCATTTATTTCTCTAGCAATGCCTTTAATTGATTTTTCATCGGCATTTTTAATAACTGGAACATAAAGTTTATCTTCATCGGCTACTGCAATTGAAATATTAATATCTTTATGCATAATAATTTCTTTATCTTTCCAACTACTATTTAACAATGGATAAGCTTTTAGACCTTCTGCGACAGCTTTAACGAAAAATGCAAAGTACGTTAAATTATATCCTTCGCTATCTTTAAAATTTTGTTTATGGTAGTTACGCGTTTTAACAAGATTAGTAGCATCAGCTTCTACCATCATCCAAGCATGAGGGATTTCGTTAACACTATTCACCATGTTATTCGCTATTTGTTTTCTAACTCCGTCGACAGGAATAGAAGTTCCAGGAGAAGGCTCATTATATTTAACTTGTTGTTCTACCCGAGGTGAATCTTTAGGGACATGAGTTGATGAGCCAATTTTATGAGTACCGGCCTCAATCACCTTTTCAATATCTTTTTTCGTAACGCGTCCTTCAAATCCTGTACCTTCAACTTGTGTCAAATCAATTTGATTTTCTGATGCGAGTCTGAAGACAACAGGTGAATATCTACCGTTATTTTTTGAATTTGTATCATTTGATGTTTGAGGTTTTGAAACAGACGTGGCATCTCCATTAGTGGTATTGTTTTGTTGTGTAGTATCTTCAGATTCCTCAAATTGATCTTTTTCAACTTCTTCTGTTGTATCGGCTTCATTTTCATCTGTTTCTAAATGGCAAATCACATCACCAACAGCTACTGTTGTGCCTTCATCGACGACAATTTCTTTTACCGTTCCAGCATATGTCGATGGGACTTCTGCTGTTACTTTATCTGTAATCACTTCACAAAGTGGTTCGTATTCTTCAATTGTATCCCCAACTGACACAAGCCACTGCTCAATTGTACCTTCATGTACGCTTTCGCCTAGTTTAGGCATTTTTATTTCCATAATTGAGCCTCCTTAAAATTCTGCTAGTTCTTTCATTTTTACCTTTATTTTATCAGGGTTCATCATAAACTCATCTTCTAAAGTTGGAGAAAACGGCATTGATGGCACGTCTGGTCCTGCTAAGCGCATCACAGGTGCATCTAAATCAAATAAACAGTTCTCAGCAATAATCGCCGCTACTTCTGATATAATACTACCCTCTAAATTATCTTCAGTAACTAATAAAACTTTACCCGTACGACGAGCACGTTCAATAATTGTTTCTTTATCTAAAGGATAAACCGTGCGCAAATCCACTACTTCAATATTAAAGCCATCTTCTTCTAACATGTCAGCGGCTTGAATACAGTAATTCACACACAATCCATATGTGAAGACAGTTAAATCATCACCTTGTCTTTTTACATCTGCTTTTCCAATAGGTACAGTATAATACGTTTCAGGAACTTCTTCTTTAAGTAAACGGTAAGCTTTTT comes from the Staphylococcus hsinchuensis genome and includes:
- the prli42 gene encoding stressosome-associated protein Prli42 codes for the protein MDNKVLRIIIIVMLVAVVLALILSSVAPIMG
- a CDS encoding aromatic acid exporter family protein; its protein translation is MPHLNPYRIGFRTIKTAIGMALGIMIAQFMGLQNFASSAILVVLCIKHTKVHSVNAIVSRFVSCIMILILGSLVFSLLGQNALVLGLIVLLFIPLTVVFKVQEGIVTSCVILLHVFNAKSIDLHLFINEILLLIVGLGIAFLMNLIMPSLDKTLNNYKTQIEEQFTTIFESFKMTCNVPHDSLDIKFKSLEKTISAAKSTAFRDVKNHFVRNENSYYHYFDMREEQLELMKRMTFLLQNLETDDHMLTKFADLFGELAHNVNSNDYTALRLHSLYQLRLELNNLELPKTHESFRTRASLFQLLNELEEYLMIKSEFGSLKLHSDLYNK
- the brxB gene encoding bacilliredoxin BrxB; amino-acid sequence: MDLNFDLYMTDVVNQARNEIEDAGYEQLTTAEEVDKVLQQQGTSLVMVNSVCGCAGGIARPAAAHALHYDKLPDRLVTVFAGQDKEATQQARDYFEGFAPSSPSFALVKDGKITEMVERHQIEGHEVMDVINQLQSLFDKYCEER
- a CDS encoding dihydrolipoamide acetyltransferase family protein; its protein translation is MEIKMPKLGESVHEGTIEQWLVSVGDTIEEYEPLCEVITDKVTAEVPSTYAGTVKEIVVDEGTTVAVGDVICHLETDENEADTTEEVEKDQFEESEDTTQQNNTTNGDATSVSKPQTSNDTNSKNNGRYSPVVFRLASENQIDLTQVEGTGFEGRVTKKDIEKVIEAGTHKIGSSTHVPKDSPRVEQQVKYNEPSPGTSIPVDGVRKQIANNMVNSVNEIPHAWMMVEADATNLVKTRNYHKQNFKDSEGYNLTYFAFFVKAVAEGLKAYPLLNSSWKDKEIIMHKDINISIAVADEDKLYVPVIKNADEKSIKGIAREINELALKARNQKLKSEDMQGGTFTVNNTGTFGSVSSMGIINHPQAAILQIESVIKKPVVIDDMIAIRHMVNMCISIDHRILDGLQAGRFMNFVKTRIEQYTIEHTSIY